AGCCCACATACGGTCGTGTCTCGCGTTGGGGAACCGTTGCATTTGCATCCTCGCTCGATCAGGCTGGCCCGATTGCGCGCGATGTGCGCGACGCGGCCATCATGCTGAAATCGATAGCAAGCGTCGATCCGAAAGATACCACATCCGTCGATGTCGAAGTCCCCGATTACGAGGCGGTCATTGGCAACTCCATAAAAGGAATGAAAATCGGCATACCGGCTGAATATCGCATGGACGGAATGCCGGATGACATTGAGGCGCTGTGGCAGAAGGGCATTGACTGGCTGCGTGATGCAGGTGCCGAGATCGTCAATATTTCCCTGCCACATACAAAATATGCGCTGCCTGCCTATTATATCGTTGCGCCCGCGGAAGCCTCTTCAAACCTGGCCCGCTATGATGGCGTACGTTATGGTTTGCGCGTTCCCGGAGACGACATCGTCTCCATGTATGAGAATACCCGTGCAGAAGGCTTCGGCGCGGAAGTACGCCGCCGCATCATGATCGGCACCTATGTGTTGTCGGCAGGTTACTACGACGCCTATTACGTCAAGGCGCAGAAGGTGCGCACCTTGATCAAGCGCGATTTCGAAACATCATTCGCAGATGGCGTAGACGCCATCCTGACCCCGGCAACTCCGTCTGCGGCATTTGGCATTGCCGACCAGGACATGAGCGCTGATCCGGTAAAGATGTACCTGAACGACATATTCACTGTCACCGTGAACATGGCGGGGCTGCCGGGAATTTCAGTTCCCGCCGGTCTCGATGCGCAAGGACTGCCGTTGGGCCTGCAGTTGATCGGCAGGCCGTTCGATGAAGCCACGCTGTTTCAGGTCGGCAAGGTCATTGAAGATCAGGCTGGCCGCTTCGAGGCAAACAACTGGTGGTCATGAAAACTGACAACAAAATTTGAAACTGACCCTACGTTTGTTCTATATTGCCGGTGCGGATTCGATTGGGGCAGGTTTCAACGGCAGGATTTTGGCTGGCATGGATTCTAAAATTGTGAAGCTGATGGCAATGACCATAATTGCATCAGCGCTGGTAGTATTTGCGCCGCTAGGCGGCCCGTTTTCATCAGCAGCACAGGCTGCTTCGTGCAATTCTCTGGCGAAAGAGTTCAAACGTAAGGGCAAACCCCGGTTCCTGCGCGTGGTCAATCGCAACCGGTCCCTGGCCAATTACTACAATTCCACATTGAAGCGCCTGAAATCCGACGACGCGCCGACGCGGGCCGAAATGCGCAAGGCTTACCGGGTCACCGCTAAAAGCTGTTCGTCCGGAAAATGCCGCTCGGATGCAAAACGAATCTACAATGCGGCCTTGAAGCTTCACACCTATAATCGCCGGTGGGCCAGGTCAGGTTGCCGCGGCACTCTGAGTTAGGCCTCCGATCATGCTGCCAGGACCGGTGCAATGTCAGGCGACTTGAACCAGCGGCCGTTTCTGTTGCTGATCCTGAAGGTGATGCGGGCAATGCTCTGGTTTTGCATTGCCGGACTGGTGCTTGTCGGCGGCGGTATCTGGTACAGCGTCACTAAGGTACAGGCGAGAACCTATGAGCACTTCACCAGTGCGGACATATGGCTGTTTTCGTTCATTGCCGGCCTGGTATTGATTGCCGTCCTGTTGCTCGTTGGCATCCACAGAATGCTCCGCAAGCATACCTGACCGGGCCGGGGCCCATCCCTAGTTGCAGATGGCCTTCAGGGCTCTCCATTCCGCATCACTCAGAATGGCAGGTTGCGTTCCGCCAGGGCGCGGTTTGATGCGGGCTATGCGGTCATCGGTACCAGGGTGTGTTGAAAAAAGATCGGTAAAAGGTTCGATACGTTTTTGAAGCGAGGTACTGTCGTCAGTTTTTTTCGCTGACCCGGTTCCCAGTTTCTTTTTCAGCAATCTGGTGAAAAACGTCTGCAGGCCCTTTGGATCTACATTTGCCTTTTCCATCACCTGCACAGCATAGGCATCCGCTTCTTCCTCGGCCACGCGACTGTATTGAAGCACCGCCAGCACACCAGCAATGTTGCCGAGATTCTCCGCCCCTTGACCGGCTGTGAACAGCGACAGGAACATCTGCAATCCGTAAACTCTTACTATTGCAGCCTCCGGATGGCGCAGTGCGACGTGGCCCAGTTCGTGGGCCAGGACACCGGCAATTTCATCCGGGCTGCCGACGTTTTCGATCAGACCGGCACTGAACACCATTCGTCCACCGGGCAGCGCAAAGGCATTGACCAGTTTTTTCGTCCCGCCTTTACGGATATCGAACACCCGCAAAGAGAACGTAGGAGGATCCCCGGCGCCGGAGACTATTCGGCGCGCGATCTTGTTGAGAGCATCTTGTCCTGCCGGCGCATCACAGCGTTTGGATGACTTGATGACCGATTTCTCCAACCCGTCGGCGAATGAGTTGACAACCTTGTTCGGGATAAACCGGGCCAGCGCCTGTGGTGCAACAGCCAGAGTGGCATAACCGGCGACGCCAATACCGAGAACCACAGCGACCGAAATCCCGACCCCTTTCCAGAACCGGCGCTTGTGACCTCTGAGTATCGATGGCGCCGCCTCAATCACCGCATCCGCCGCGTCGCCTTCGGGCAGCGTAAGCCGGCTGCCATGATCGCCGTGAAGCTTTAACCTCAATGCCTGGCCCGGTTTACCGCCCGATACCAGTTCGATATCCCGCAGCGGCCATTGCACACTTGGTGCACCGTTCATGGCAATCACCAGGGCATCATGCTCCACCCGGACATGGACCAGCCTGGCCATGGCAGACTTGCCGTCGAAAAACTCCGCGTTATGGGCCGCTGTGGTCATGGTTTAAAATGCATCCAGATCGAGAGCGTCAATGAGACCCTCGCCACGTTTGTCAAGCTGTGCCTTGGATTGCTGTATTGAAGCAAAGTCTATCACCCCGTTTACACTCAGCCGTTCGACGAAATACCGCATCACCCGCTGTTCCACAAACGGCTGTGCGATGCCCAACGTGAAAATGATCAGCGCCATATTGCCGAGCCACAATGTGATGAGGCTCCATGCGGTTGCGTCGAATTCGAAACTTGCTCCGGAAAATCTGGTGTACCGCGCAAAGACATTCAACTCGCGGGCAGTATAGAACGACCAGATGGTGGATCGGATCGCAACATAAAACAGATAGACGAAGATCAGCCCGGCGAAAATGCCCAAGGCCTGGCCGGCTTCGGTGCGTTTGGATTCCGTTGTTTCACCGGTGAGGGATTCAAATGTATTCTGCAGCCCGTCAAACGCCCCTGAATAAAACAGCGCTACCGCAAATCCGCCAACCAGCAGATAAGCCAGTATGGTTCCGAACCAGCACAAGGCATACCGTGAATACAGCGGTCCGGACCGACCACTGAAACTGAACGGCACATTACCGAAGCGCATGTCGTTGGTGATGTGCTCAGCCAGTATCAGGTTCATTGCCGGTGTTGACCAGCCGAGGGTCATCGGGCTGAGCAACAGCGAACCGAAATATTTTCCGCTGTAGGACAACGCTGACCCGGGCAATGCACCGCGAATGCCACGCCACACGGTCCTGGACAGCCGATAGCGCCGAGCCCGGTAAATCGCAAAGCCGTAGAGTGTGACGAGTGCCAGGGCGATGACCAGTTGAAAGATTACAACCGCCGCGCTTTCCGGTCCGAAATATGCGGCCAGCCCCGTAGCGATCAGCGCCAGCGGCAAGAACACAATAACCATGATCACAACAAATCCGAAAAACAGTTCCTTGCCGGTCCCGGTGTATTCGACCGGTTCACCATTTAACTGCACACTGGACCAGATATGCCGGCGCACTCTGGTTTTTGCCCAGAATCGGTAAAACGACAACGTAATCAGGTTCAAAAGGAAATTGGTGATGGCGATAGAACCCAATCCCGGATGCGAGACGTACTCGATTCGAACGGGCTCAGCACCATGCGGCGGATTTTCTGCCGACTGCTTACCAAATAGTGTAGGCGACATTGGGAAGAAGTCCTTTTCGGTCTGAAAGACGCTCAAATCGTGAGGAATCAGCGCAAGCCTAGCCTAATTTTGTTTGTCGGCAACTGCCAATTTACGAGCAAAACTGGTGTTGCAAATATGTCACACTTTTCAGAAATCTGCACCGGCGGCAACTTCCTGCCTTAATCGCGCTTGAATCCGGATTATAAGAGGTTAGTACCCGCTAAGGTAGCAAAAATCAAAAACCAAGCAGTCAGTAAATGCTGTGTACTTTCGGGTGATTTGGAATCTAACAGGTGCGCCAGGGGCGAAACAAACCAGATGAATACAAGATCAACAGATAAGGACAAGTTGCCGAGCCGGCACTTGACGGGAGGCCCGCAGAGCGTGGTGCCACACCGGTCTTACTGTTGCTCCATGGGGGGGATGGGTCAGCAGACCAGCAGTGGCTTCGGCCTGACAAGATTGCGGTTTGCCGCCGGCTTGATGCTGGCAGCAGGTCTTGCCGTAGTGTCCACTGGCCAGACATGGGCGCAAGCACAATTGCCGCCCGGATTTTACTCTTTTGCCCCCAGCAAACAGGAAACGCCTGTTGGTCAGTTGTCATCGCAGGCCCAGGCCAATCTTGACGCTGCCCTGGTGGCTTACAGGGCCAAGGATTTTTCTACATCGCTGCCGTATCTTGACCTGCCGTCCAGTGAAGGCAGCATCCAGGCCAACTGGCTGTTGGCTCACATGTTCCGCAAGGGGCTGGGTGTGCCTGCCAACCAGGTAACGGCGTTCAAGCATTACAACCGAGTTGCGGAAGATTACGTCGACCGGAGAAGTCACGTACTGGGCAACGAACGCTATTTCGCATTGGATAGCCTGACCCGCATGGCCAATTATCTGCGCACCGGCCGCAAGAAAGCCGGTGTCAGGAAGAACGTCAACAAGGCCTTGCATTATTATCAGACCGCGGCATCAGCCGGTCATGCCGGCGCCCAGTACGGCTTTGGCCTTATGTATCTGAATGGCGAAGGTGTTGCACGGGACCGTTCCTACGGCATGCGCTGGCTCGGCACGGCAGCGCAAAAACGCTATGCTCCGGCGGCTGCCCGGCTGGGTGACATTTACAACAAAAGCGGCGACAAGGTACGCGCGCTGGTCTGGTACAAGATTGCCGCTGATACCGCGGGCGCATCGCTGAACCGAAAGATAGCCAAGAAAAACAAGGCCCTGGTTTCCGGTCTCAGTGAGAAAAAGCTGAATAGGGCCAACCGGCTTTACACAAAATGGTCCAGGCGTTTTCCGGTACGCACCCGGCAGGCACAAAACTAAGCCTGCCTGTTTTGTCATGACCGGCGGGCTCAATTGAGTTTGCCGGCCTGTTAACCTAGATGTCCAACTCGACAATGACCGGGACATGATCGGACGGCTTTTCCCAGCTGCGCACATGTTTGTCTATCCGGCAGCCGGTTGCCCGATCGGTTGCCTGAGCTGACATCAGCAGGTGATCTATGCGGATACCGTTGTTTTTCTGCCAGGCACCGGCCTGATAATCCCAAAACGTGTAAACACCATCTGACTGATCGAAACTGCGCACCGCATCGGTAAAACCGAGCCCGGTGAGTTCGCGAAATTTCTCGAGAGTTTCCAGCCTGAACAACGCATCTTCTGTCCACTCTGCCGGCCGTGCGGCGTCCCGAGGCTGTGGAATAACATTGTAGTCACCTGCCAGCACAAACGGTTCTTCCAGGAGCAGTTTTATTTTCGCATGAGCAATCAGCCGATCCATCCATGCGAGTTTGTAAGGGTATTTCGGTGTGTCGACAGGGTTGCCGTTTGGAAGGTACAGACATCCCACCCTGCAGGCCGTCTTGTCGCCGCTGACGACTGCTTCAATGTACCGGGCCTGTTCATCGTCGTCATCGCCGGGAAGCTGCCTTGCGACGTCTTCAACCGGCTTCAGCGACAGGATGGCGACACCGTTGAAACCTTTCTGCCCGTGCGTAACGACATTGTAGCCTATGTCTTCAAACGCGGTGCGGGGAAACCCTTCATCGACAGACTTGATCTCCTGCAGGCAGGCCACGTCAGGGCGGGCCTCGTTCAGCCATGCAATGGCTGTCTCCAGGCGCGCCTTGACGCCATTGATGTTCCAGGTCGCGATCTGCATGGGGCACCCCAAGTTATCCGGCGGTTGTCTCATTACAGTTGATGCAGGGTACCGGTGGCGTCAAGGCCGCAAGCCTTGTCGTCACCAGTTCCTTGCCATCAAGAGATACCTGCTGTCAGAAACCCGTTGCTTACCGGCACTGCTCCAGCAACCGCTCGCGCCGCCTGAATTCCCGGCGCGCCTTGCGTCGTGAATTCGAACTGCACCATCTCAGGTGCCGTTCATAACTCCGGCTCCAGCGCCTGCCGCCATAACCGCAATCAAGGAACCTTGCTTCCCGGGCCTGTGTAACCGCGGCGCGGGCATAGCGGCGACACCGCGAGCGTTTCGGTCCGTCATCACGTCCGGCAGCGCGGCAATTGCGAATCTGGCGGGTTCTCGTTTCCAGCAGGGCGGTTGCCGCACGTGGACCGATGCGACGGCATAACTGGGCCTGTCGGACCCGGCTGCGTGACCAGCGTTCGCCCCCGAAGCCACACCTGTAACGGCGGGCTTGACGAGCCTGGCGTATGCTCTGACCGGCAAAGTTACGACAGAACCGGGTCGACCGGGAATTGCTTACGACGATATCATCCGGCTCAGCATCCTGCAGATCCGGTAAAACCGGTTCCTCGCGTTCCACATCGCGGCTGGCAAGCTGCCGTTTGCAGGTATCGAGATCCCGGTCACGCGCCGCACGGGCGCCA
This genomic stretch from Anderseniella sp. Alg231-50 harbors:
- the gatA gene encoding Asp-tRNA(Asn)/Glu-tRNA(Gln) amidotransferase subunit GatA; translation: MSDLLKLTIAQARDALSSGQFKATELTEAYISAVEAARSLNAYIVETPDKAREMAAASDDRIAKGEAGPLEGIPLGIKDLFATDGVHTQACSHILDQFKPAYESTVTANLWADGAVMLGKLNMDEFAMGSSNETSYYGPVKNPWRAEGSNVDLVPGGSSGGSAAAVAAHICAGATATDTGGSIRQPAAFTGTVGIKPTYGRVSRWGTVAFASSLDQAGPIARDVRDAAIMLKSIASVDPKDTTSVDVEVPDYEAVIGNSIKGMKIGIPAEYRMDGMPDDIEALWQKGIDWLRDAGAEIVNISLPHTKYALPAYYIVAPAEASSNLARYDGVRYGLRVPGDDIVSMYENTRAEGFGAEVRRRIMIGTYVLSAGYYDAYYVKAQKVRTLIKRDFETSFADGVDAILTPATPSAAFGIADQDMSADPVKMYLNDIFTVTVNMAGLPGISVPAGLDAQGLPLGLQLIGRPFDEATLFQVGKVIEDQAGRFEANNWWS
- a CDS encoding M48 family metalloprotease; translation: MTTAAHNAEFFDGKSAMARLVHVRVEHDALVIAMNGAPSVQWPLRDIELVSGGKPGQALRLKLHGDHGSRLTLPEGDAADAVIEAAPSILRGHKRRFWKGVGISVAVVLGIGVAGYATLAVAPQALARFIPNKVVNSFADGLEKSVIKSSKRCDAPAGQDALNKIARRIVSGAGDPPTFSLRVFDIRKGGTKKLVNAFALPGGRMVFSAGLIENVGSPDEIAGVLAHELGHVALRHPEAAIVRVYGLQMFLSLFTAGQGAENLGNIAGVLAVLQYSRVAEEEADAYAVQVMEKANVDPKGLQTFFTRLLKKKLGTGSAKKTDDSTSLQKRIEPFTDLFSTHPGTDDRIARIKPRPGGTQPAILSDAEWRALKAICN
- a CDS encoding DUF898 family protein; its protein translation is MSPTLFGKQSAENPPHGAEPVRIEYVSHPGLGSIAITNFLLNLITLSFYRFWAKTRVRRHIWSSVQLNGEPVEYTGTGKELFFGFVVIMVIVFLPLALIATGLAAYFGPESAAVVIFQLVIALALVTLYGFAIYRARRYRLSRTVWRGIRGALPGSALSYSGKYFGSLLLSPMTLGWSTPAMNLILAEHITNDMRFGNVPFSFSGRSGPLYSRYALCWFGTILAYLLVGGFAVALFYSGAFDGLQNTFESLTGETTESKRTEAGQALGIFAGLIFVYLFYVAIRSTIWSFYTARELNVFARYTRFSGASFEFDATAWSLITLWLGNMALIIFTLGIAQPFVEQRVMRYFVERLSVNGVIDFASIQQSKAQLDKRGEGLIDALDLDAF
- a CDS encoding tetratricopeptide repeat protein, whose translation is MGQQTSSGFGLTRLRFAAGLMLAAGLAVVSTGQTWAQAQLPPGFYSFAPSKQETPVGQLSSQAQANLDAALVAYRAKDFSTSLPYLDLPSSEGSIQANWLLAHMFRKGLGVPANQVTAFKHYNRVAEDYVDRRSHVLGNERYFALDSLTRMANYLRTGRKKAGVRKNVNKALHYYQTAASAGHAGAQYGFGLMYLNGEGVARDRSYGMRWLGTAAQKRYAPAAARLGDIYNKSGDKVRALVWYKIAADTAGASLNRKIAKKNKALVSGLSEKKLNRANRLYTKWSRRFPVRTRQAQN
- the xth gene encoding exodeoxyribonuclease III gives rise to the protein MQIATWNINGVKARLETAIAWLNEARPDVACLQEIKSVDEGFPRTAFEDIGYNVVTHGQKGFNGVAILSLKPVEDVARQLPGDDDDEQARYIEAVVSGDKTACRVGCLYLPNGNPVDTPKYPYKLAWMDRLIAHAKIKLLLEEPFVLAGDYNVIPQPRDAARPAEWTEDALFRLETLEKFRELTGLGFTDAVRSFDQSDGVYTFWDYQAGAWQKNNGIRIDHLLMSAQATDRATGCRIDKHVRSWEKPSDHVPVIVELDI